The region AGCTGTCTCTGCCCCGCTTCCTTCCTGTCCTAAAGGGAGGGCCAGCGTCCTGCTGACAGAGACCTGAGAGAAAGGAGAACCGCATCTCCTCATTCCTCAAAGTGTTTTCCCCATCTAGGaattatttttcactattttataattttataatgacAACTCAAAATTTTCAGGGAGGATAAAGCTTTAAACATTAAAGGCTTTGGTGACATTTAGTGAAACAACTAGGCATCTCCTTGCAAGTGTCTGACCAAAAGTGAAGGCTGTGCCTGAATGTTCCAGTGTGCAGAGACGAATCTGGTTTGCTTTCATCAGATCGCATTTCTGGGCGCTGGAATGTGGaagtgccaactccactctacaGACTCAAGGACAGTAACTGAAACTAACTACAGTTTATCACATGCACccgggaattttttttaaaatgcatttcaaaggaaaaacacaaacgaCTATTTATTGTCCCTTGTTCACTTCCTTAAGGCATTGCACTGCAAGGGTTCTAAGGAACTGGACATCACAAAAACACCTAGTGGTATTTCACATAATACAGTAAGTAGCATTCAACTGGGGCAAAACAAGAAAAAGCAGCAGTAACTGAATAAAGGAGCAGTATTTCACAGTCTTAAATTAGAAAAACCTCTGTAATAATTAAAGATGTTTTCTGGTCACTAGAGACTTGATGATTCCCTGGAAACAGGAATGACAAGCAGCTGCTCCTCTTAAACGAGAATGCACTCCAACTGCATGCATAATTCACAAACACGCTCTTAGCTTATCTAAGCCTTACGGGATAAAAACAGTAATGGAGGACAGGTTTATAATTTTATACCTGCCACAAAAACTAATTGCTAGAGATCATCCAACACCCCTCTAATAGtccattaggggaaaaaaacaaaccaaccaacctcaaTTTTCACTCTAGTttactcttttctatttttattccctTAAATAAAAGCTGAATCATTCTGTAGTAGAGCCAGAAACTGACATTGCTGCAACAACCAAAGGATAGTAAGAAAACAACTCAGCCGCAAACCAGCATCCTGACTTGTGTTCCAATAGCAAAGGGTGTGACCTGCATTAAGTTTCATCCAACGTTGGGTTGGACACCCCTGGGAAAAGAGGAAACAACTTTTAATTTAGCCATGTCCAAGAGTGATATCAAAAGATACGTGTGAACgggttaataaaatataaatatgcagCCCAAATACTTGCAGGCCAACTGGATGAAATCAGCATGTTTCGGAGTCGGGGAAGGAGACTTGAAAAATGTAAGGGAGAGACCCGTTTTCCAGCGAAGACCTGATTCTGAGTTGAAGTCAACAAGGTTTTATTTGGAAAGACAGTCTGACCATtacttttattctatattcacaaTGAACGACCAGCATAAAGTAAGTGGCAGGTTTATTACGAAAATGCCAAATGTTGGGGGTTAAAAAAATTGCTCGTTGAAATTAAGAGGAGACCCTAAATTGAAGTAAATGATtacatcagcaaaaaaaaaaaaagtaaaagcaagttTTTTTTCTACTGGCAAAATTCTAAGTATGGTCAACATTTTGCTAGTTAGAACTTCATTTCTTGAAACAGAAATTTATGGTTGGCACGGACCTGAGAAATATCTAATCCAACTCcttactttacagatgggaaacctGAAGCTAGACGAGTTTGAAGGTAGGcaaaaaactgtttttgtttggATTAAGGCTCCCaagttaatagaaaaaaaataataaaaccaaagCAGGAAATGACTCACCTCAGTACCTAATGCACAACTATGCTTTTAATAGAAATTTGACCAGGAAGCtttcaaatattatttccttttttggtaGGGTTGAATGTGTTgtggcagtattttttttttctctgagaaaaGGACATGTTTATTGTAAAAAAGGTAAAACATAcaagaaagcacaaagaaaataaGTCATCAAAAATAGCTTAGTATATATTTCCTTCAGGTTTTTTCTATGCAAAAAGAGTAACTGCCATTTGTTTTTTACATAGAATTCAAcaagactgaaaaacaatcatagCAAACAGCAGTGATGCAGGGTTCCCCACCTACAGGGTCACGCTGCAGGGATGCTCAGGAGCTGGCTGGAAAGCTCCGTAGCTGCGGAACACAAACTACCAGCAAGCGAACTGCGAAACCAGTGTTGGGCAGGTGCCACTGATGGTGGCTCTGGGAACAGGATCTCTGTATGACCTTTCTTTCCACTTTATAACCTAAGCCCAGAGCAGGAGCCGcaatgtggggtggggaggagaggagagagaaaagcaaagggaaagtCACAGTGACGCTGGCTGGGTCTCTGGAACTGAAACCATTCTTCTGCACAAAGTCCCCTGGCTTCCTCTTGAAATGAAGGCTGATCTTGAACCCTGGTCAGGGGGCTCTGACTTGGCCTCTCTGGAGGTGCAGCACCATCTCAGATAACTGGAAATGATCCCATATAAACTGCATGGTGGGTGGGTCCTCGGAGATTCTTCGTGAGAGCCTACACTCGCTGTGGGACACCTGAGCACTGAACGTCACCATAATCTTTAATATCTATAggcttttaataaatatataatggcaCAAAATACATCTTTCCCTATTTGGAACATTTGGTCACTTCAATAACATTCCATATGATCCTCCTCAGTATGAAGTGTTAGACTGATGCCGCCCACTCCTGGCGAGTCCTGATAAAACCACAATGACTTCCAACCTTAATCTGGTGGCCTCTCAGGTATGCCAATAATCTCCTGCTTTTAAGAAagcaattttcttccttttaattgaACTAAACTAGAAGGTGTTCAAAAGAGCTGAAAACTTCTGGCTCAAATAGCTTTTGCCACCACCAATGAGCTGCCATATTGGTTGACTAGTTgagtcatttttagtttttatgttgGTGATTACGTGTGTGCATCTCCTTGTGCTATAAGCATTAAGCAGCAGAGAGCATACACAGGGCTGTGGAATTCACTCTGCTTGAACAGACAAAAAAGGATTCACAGCATAACACCCAGTAGCTGGTTTCCACATGTTTTCAGAGTTCTATACTCTGGAGAAGATGCTACTTTGTTGCCTCTAGGAAATAAGAAAGCAAGGTAGAATGAAACACTTAAATAAGAATTATTTGACAGACAACATATTCACACTAAATAGGCAAGGTTATATTTAGGGTTTAAACTAGTCCCTAAATACCTTTAATAAcaccctgggaggaggaggaaaccaGGGTGAATGAGAACTTGTTAAGCTTTCCAAGGATTATGGTTCAAATCCTCTGAAATCTACAGGAGGTCAAATAAAATGAGAACTGAATTCAAGAGTAATAATTCTTCTTGCTGGCACCAGCACGAGACGGTAGTGATTTCCAAGTTTAATATATTACATCTAATACTATAAAAATACACTGAAGTTTTAAGGAACGTCCACTATTATTAAAAGATTTGAGCTTTACTACTCCAACCCTGGATTTGACGATAAAAAACCCTGGAGCAAAAGCCCATGGAAGTACAACAAAGAGGTATCCTAACTGATGAACAGCCGCTGCAATAGGCCACAGGCACTCTGGTTGTAACAGTTTTGAAAAAGCAGAGAATACGGAGATTCCCGAGAAAAAACTGCTTCAGATATTTTTAACAGGAAGAAGTTAAACCACATTCACTGGTAGTTATATCTTTCCcactgcattttttgtttgtacaTCATTGCTGCAAACAGAGCAAGGAAAGGCACCATTTTCTCCaaatgggtcttttttttttttttaaacaaatgagggGATGCTACATCCCCGAGTCAGTGCTTCGTGGCTGAAAACCCTCCCTCCGAAGACTACCCATGTCGAAGCGGGTAGAGACCTCACAGCGTACTAATAAAGTGTCATCCTTGATGAAGGTTCTTTGTCTCAGGGCTTCCAGATGCATGAAAGTCACATAGCCAAAACCTTTTGGGTTCCGTGGGATTGTGGGTCTCTGGAAGGCAAGCAACTCTGGTTTGGCATCCATGATCTCTTCATGGTTCTGCCTTATAGGAGCTTCGGACTGATCAAGAATCGTGAGCCGTATCGTCCCCTGGAAGGGCCAAGGGAGGTGGCTGTCATACTCCCCCTGCATCGTGTGGACAAAGAGGGATATGTAGTTGGCACAGCGCTGAGCAGTTGGCAGCTGCAGGTGCAGGCGCATGCAGAGTTTGTACCCGGGTTTGCCGGTGTAGAATCCAGGGCTGTGAATGACAACAGGTTTCTCCTCTTCTTGAGATTTCAAGTGCATCCCAAAGTTGCCAATCTTCCAGATGTAAATCCCATTGCACTGCTGTGCTTCTATTTCAGCAACTTTGTCCTCAAGGGTTCGGATGGTTCGTTTGAGCTCATTTACATACATGCTCTGGGTTTCCATTTTCGCAGTCAGCTCCCGGATTTGATGATCTTGTCTTACAAGGCGACCCTCTAACTGTTGAATAGTTTCTTGGAAATTCTGGACCTCCGAGTGACACCCAGAGGAAACCCGGGACACAAAGGGAGACTCATATGGAAGCATTTCACGCGGAGGTACGGGAGCTTCTGCAAGGCTTAATTTCTGAACAGCCTGGGCCAACATTCTCATGTGCGACTGAGTGTTCTCCTGCAAGTGGCGTGCCAAGTGATTTCTCTGCATCTAAAATTCAAGCACGAGCTTCAGGTTAGGAACAGATACTGGGAGGACGAGGAAAGGGACCTAGCCAAGCCAAAGAAGAGGTTTTTAAGTCACGTCATCACTTCCCTCGATCTCCTTCAACCTTCTTTGTCTTCATCAGATTCTTGATCCAGTGAGATGATTTTGCCTCTTAGTTCCCTGAAAACCCGAGGCCACCTGCTGAACGCTCCAGCTGTCACTCAGATaaacctccctccctctcacctgTAAGAGTGTCAGGATCTGTACTCCTCCTTCTCTTCTGATCAGAGATGACTCTCCTCTTGTCCTAAATTAACGCTTCACCTGGGCTCTGACCCACCCTTTCCAACACCTCAGAGGTTTTGCTTATCCAGCCTTTTCCCTTTATCTTCAAgcattctctccctctttctctcagaATTAAAGTCTTCCCCATTTAAGAAAAGGGCAAACCTCTCTACTGATCTTCTATCTCCCTCTAGCTGAtacctcttcctccctcttccttttaTAACCAAGAGCAGTCCACCTGCACTGCCCCCAATCCCTCACTTATTTCTGTAGCTCTGTGGCAAAATGGACTCCTGTCTGTCTTCATACTCTGCTAAGGGCATCAAGAATATCCTaactgttatatgaaaaaaaatttcatgataTAACAATTTTTACTGTAAGGGTAATTCATGTGTATTATagagaaatagataaacacaGATAATCAAAAAGAAGATAATTTACCTATTATCCAACCTAACAATCAttaacattttgatatatttcCTTTAAGTCTTTTTCTCTGTGTACACAGACAACACAGAATTTCCCCACATTTCCCTAtttgctcattttattttttataatcaaATGCGTACTTATtgtaaaaaaaagtcacataaaaAAGCACAATGGAAAAGCAAAGTGTAACTGCACTCTCCAGAAAGAACGACATATTGTAAACAATGATCTTTCTTAGATTTTTGACACAACTGATGGCTGGGATTTGAGACTAATTTTGGAGATCGTAACAATACTTTCTCCTTGCCTGTTTCATCACCTTCTAAGACTGTTCATTCATGGCTCCTTTCCTGGTTTACCTCTCTTTCCTGTACACACTGTCTCAGTATGATCTTAACGACACTTCCCATCATCACCATGAACCACTCTCCCAAAGCAATATTCTGAGTCCCAATTTCTCTTCAGAGCTTAAGACCACATGTACAATGCATGTCAGCCAGCTCCATCCCCACCAGTATTCTCCACTACACTACAGAACTTAATTTTCTTGATCTATATTTAAGAattaagaacaaaaaaacccaaaaacacacCTTACCTTTTCATGGCAACCAAAAGTACTGAATGTGCATGGAACTGGGGCTGTAGGACAATCTAGATCATAATGATTAGGAATCTGAAAACCAAAACAGAGGTTGAAAAATGTTTTCCCCTGCTATCATGTCCTAGTTTGATGAGACCACATTTGAAATCAAGAATCACATTTCATCTACACAAAATCATGTACTGTCTACAGCTGCTATCATTACAATGGCTGAGTTGAATAGCTGCAACAAAAACTAGTTAGTCCACAAAGATTAAAATGATAATTACTTCTgaaagtcacagagaaagaaaatatcatcaTTTCATACCTTCCCCGAAATCACTCaaaattcattttaagaaaataaatttattcctagTGCTGGGGAACTGGCACCCTCTAGtggcattttaaacaaaaat is a window of Vicugna pacos chromosome 10, VicPac4, whole genome shotgun sequence DNA encoding:
- the TRAF6 gene encoding TNF receptor-associated factor 6, translating into MSLLHCENSCGSSQSESDCCAAMAAGSCSAAAKEDSVSGTASTGNLSSSFMEEIQGYDVEFDPPLESKYECPICLMALREAVQTPCGHRFCKACIIKSIRDAGHKCPVDNEILLENQLFPDNFAKREILSLTVKCPNEGCLHKMELRHLEDHQAHCEFALMNCPQCQCSFQKCQLNFHILEECPRRQVSCVNCAVSMAYEDKEIHDQNCPLANVICEYCNTMLIREQIPNHYDLDCPTAPVPCTFSTFGCHEKMQRNHLARHLQENTQSHMRMLAQAVQKLSLAEAPVPPREMLPYESPFVSRVSSGCHSEVQNFQETIQQLEGRLVRQDHQIRELTAKMETQSMYVNELKRTIRTLEDKVAEIEAQQCNGIYIWKIGNFGMHLKSQEEEKPVVIHSPGFYTGKPGYKLCMRLHLQLPTAQRCANYISLFVHTMQGEYDSHLPWPFQGTIRLTILDQSEAPIRQNHEEIMDAKPELLAFQRPTIPRNPKGFGYVTFMHLEALRQRTFIKDDTLLVRCEVSTRFDMGSLRREGFQPRSTDSGM